The proteins below come from a single Agromyces flavus genomic window:
- a CDS encoding LLM class flavin-dependent oxidoreductase has product MPDHGRSIEFGTFVTPSALDPERTVALALASEAAGLEYVTFQDHPYQPRFLDTWTLMSWVGARTSRIRISANVHNLLLRPPAVLARAAASLDLLTGGRAVLALGAGGFPQAAEAMGAPARTQAESGDALAEAITVIRELLDTDATGGVFLDQAHHPIRGAKRGPTPVQRPIPIWLGVLKPKGLRLVGRAADGWLPSLARLEHGTASLDAAHAVIDDAARAAGREPRDIRRLLNVGPDLARPDSLADLATRHGVDTFIVTGDDEALIAELGSRIVPETRALVAERRAAVG; this is encoded by the coding sequence ATGCCCGACCACGGCCGCAGCATCGAGTTCGGCACGTTCGTCACGCCCTCGGCGCTCGACCCCGAACGCACCGTCGCGCTCGCCCTCGCGAGCGAGGCCGCGGGCCTGGAGTACGTCACCTTCCAGGACCACCCGTACCAGCCCCGGTTCCTCGACACGTGGACGCTCATGAGCTGGGTGGGCGCCCGGACGAGCCGCATCCGCATCTCGGCGAACGTGCACAACCTGCTGCTGCGTCCGCCGGCCGTGCTCGCGCGGGCGGCGGCATCCCTCGACCTGCTCACCGGCGGGCGCGCGGTGCTCGCCCTCGGCGCCGGTGGATTCCCGCAGGCCGCCGAGGCCATGGGCGCACCAGCGCGCACGCAAGCCGAATCGGGCGACGCGCTCGCCGAGGCGATCACGGTCATCCGCGAACTGCTCGACACGGATGCCACGGGCGGCGTGTTCCTCGACCAGGCGCACCATCCCATCCGCGGCGCCAAGCGGGGGCCTACGCCCGTGCAGCGGCCGATCCCGATCTGGCTCGGCGTGCTGAAGCCCAAGGGCCTCCGCCTCGTCGGGCGGGCCGCCGACGGGTGGCTGCCGTCCCTGGCTCGCCTGGAGCACGGCACGGCGTCGCTCGATGCAGCCCACGCCGTGATCGACGACGCGGCCCGGGCCGCGGGTCGCGAGCCCCGCGACATCCGCCGCCTGCTGAACGTGGGGCCCGACCTCGCCCGGCCCGACTCGCTCGCCGACCTCGCCACCCGGCACGGCGTCGACACCTTCATCGTCACCGGCGACGACGAGGCGCTCATCGCCGAGCTGGGTTCCCGGATCGTCCCGGAGACGCGCGCGCTCGTCGCCGAACGACGCGCGGCGGTCGGGTAG